A stretch of Deinococcus aquiradiocola DNA encodes these proteins:
- a CDS encoding nicotinate phosphoribosyltransferase gives MTHLSDTNIILDTDSYKASHFLQYPPKTTRLFSYLESRGGKYPATRFFGLQYILKRYLSTVVTAADVEEARSLIEAHGEPFPYDGWMRVVTEHGGKLPLEVRAVPEGTLVPTHNVLMSVTNTDPELPWLVGWFETMLMRVWYPTTVATQSYSLKQIIREALERTSDHAEAELPFKLHDFGSRGVSSRESAGLGGLAHLTNFMGSDTLEALRTGRNYYGTDVAAYSIPAAEHSTITSWGKAHEVEAYRNMVNTFARPGATFAVVSDSYDLKYAINVHWGETLRKQVEESGATLVVRPDSGEPAAMVRLAVRALDAKFGSDLNSKGYKVLRHVRVMQGDGIDENSIREILQTVTGDGFSAENIAFGMGGALLQQVNRDTQRFAYKASAGLIDGHFQPIYKDPVTDPGKRSKDGVLDLVMENGRYVTKQYQTFDTEFPGSVLRVVFRNGELLVDDTLDEVRGRV, from the coding sequence ATGACCCACCTTTCCGACACCAACATCATCCTCGACACCGACAGCTACAAGGCCAGCCACTTCCTGCAGTACCCGCCCAAGACCACGCGGCTGTTCTCGTACCTGGAGTCGCGCGGCGGCAAGTACCCCGCCACGCGCTTTTTCGGCCTGCAGTACATCCTGAAACGCTACCTGAGCACGGTCGTCACCGCCGCCGACGTGGAAGAAGCCAGAAGCCTGATCGAGGCGCACGGCGAGCCCTTCCCGTACGACGGCTGGATGCGCGTGGTCACCGAGCACGGCGGCAAGCTGCCGCTGGAGGTGCGCGCCGTGCCGGAAGGGACGCTGGTGCCCACCCACAACGTGCTGATGAGCGTCACCAACACCGACCCCGAACTGCCCTGGCTGGTCGGCTGGTTCGAGACCATGCTGATGCGCGTCTGGTACCCGACCACCGTCGCCACGCAGAGCTACTCCCTGAAGCAGATCATCCGGGAAGCCCTGGAGCGCACCAGCGACCACGCCGAGGCCGAACTGCCGTTCAAGCTGCACGACTTCGGCAGTCGCGGCGTGAGCAGCCGCGAGAGCGCGGGCCTGGGCGGGCTGGCGCACCTGACCAACTTCATGGGCAGCGACACCCTCGAAGCCCTCCGCACCGGACGCAACTACTACGGCACAGATGTGGCCGCCTACTCCATCCCCGCTGCCGAGCACAGCACCATCACCAGCTGGGGCAAAGCGCACGAGGTCGAAGCGTACCGCAACATGGTCAACACCTTCGCCAGGCCCGGCGCGACCTTCGCGGTGGTCAGCGACAGCTACGACCTGAAGTACGCCATCAACGTCCACTGGGGCGAAACGCTGCGCAAACAGGTGGAAGAGAGCGGCGCGACCCTCGTGGTGCGGCCCGACAGCGGCGAACCCGCCGCGATGGTGCGCCTCGCCGTGCGCGCCCTCGACGCCAAATTCGGCAGCGACCTGAACAGCAAAGGCTACAAGGTGCTGCGGCACGTGCGCGTCATGCAGGGCGACGGCATCGACGAGAACAGCATCCGCGAGATCCTGCAGACCGTGACCGGCGACGGCTTCTCCGCCGAGAACATCGCCTTCGGCATGGGCGGCGCCCTCCTGCAACAGGTCAACCGCGACACACAACGCTTCGCCTACAAGGCCAGCGCCGGACTGATCGACGGACACTTCCAGCCCATCTACAAGGACCCCGTCACCGACCCTGGCAAACGCAGCAAGGACGGCGTGCTCGACCTGGTGATGGAGAACGGACGCTACGTGACCAAGCAGTACCAGACCTTCGACACCGAATTCCCAGGGTCCGTGCTGAGGGTCGTGTTCAGGAACGGCGAACTGCTGGTCGACGACACGCTCGACGAGGTGCGGGGACGGGTGTGA
- a CDS encoding ribonuclease HII: protein MTGAGSSPDFSLELQHWRRGYFRVAGVDEAGRGAWAGPVTVAAVILPSTLQGAAFDDSKVLRPAERARLAGEVRRVAVAWAVEHAWPDEIDRLNILGATHAAALRAVARLVPAAQALVTDYLKLRTDLPLLAPPKADALSLSVAAASILAKTERDALMEELDVRHPGYGFAGHKGYGAPAHRAALERLGVSDVHRRSYAPIARLLQPALLEAEPLFGPSGPEGT, encoded by the coding sequence GTGACGGGGGCGGGGTCCAGTCCGGATTTCAGTCTGGAGTTGCAGCACTGGCGGCGCGGGTACTTCCGGGTGGCGGGCGTGGACGAGGCGGGCCGGGGCGCGTGGGCGGGGCCGGTGACGGTGGCGGCGGTGATCCTGCCGAGCACACTGCAGGGCGCGGCGTTCGACGATTCGAAGGTGCTGCGGCCCGCCGAGCGGGCGAGGCTGGCGGGCGAGGTGCGGCGGGTGGCGGTGGCGTGGGCGGTGGAGCACGCGTGGCCGGACGAGATCGACCGGCTGAACATCCTGGGGGCGACGCACGCGGCGGCGCTCCGGGCGGTGGCGCGGCTCGTGCCGGCGGCGCAGGCGCTCGTGACGGATTACCTGAAGCTCCGCACCGACCTGCCCCTCCTGGCCCCGCCGAAGGCGGACGCCCTGAGCCTGAGCGTGGCGGCGGCCAGCATCCTGGCCAAGACCGAGCGGGACGCGCTGATGGAGGAACTGGACGTGCGGCATCCGGGGTACGGGTTCGCGGGGCATAAAGGGTACGGCGCTCCGGCGCACCGGGCGGCACTGGAGCGGCTGGGCGTGAGCGACGTGCACCGCCGGAGTTACGCGCCGATCGCGCGGCTGCTGCAGCCCGCACTGCTGGAGGCGGAGCCGTTGTTCGGGCCCAGCGGGCCGGAGGGGACGTGA
- the rpoD gene encoding RNA polymerase sigma factor RpoD, whose protein sequence is MATPPRKSSLRHVPSVPETTLMQAGSAPLGSADGPEDAAPGPPRTPARPVRPARSATPAPATPAPHEDSGPPPLHLDPPTRPARPGPRRTTPTVSLTPVRAHHAHPAIQALVTAGPGSSVSSDDVATALATALEATGQDPENPDAFEDLQVYLNAQGVTVDDPPDDTDDDPDDPQGRAPEQDDPDRDDLDEEAFLGSLPRTVSSDPVRQYLHEIGRVPLLTLEEEISLARRVEEGEHARRQLDEHLHLHERERRLLQRQAEDGDAARQHLTEANLRLVVSIAKKYTNRGLSFLDLIQEGNGGLIRAVQKFEYRRGYKFSTYATWWIRQAINRAIADQARTIRIPVHMVETINKLTRTARQLQQELSREATPEEIAEAMGPGWDAAKVEDVQKVSQEPVSLETPVGAENDSFYGDFIPDEHLDSPVDNAARLMLSEALERTLGTLTEREAMVLKFRKGLVDGREHTLEEVGQRFNVTRERIRQIENKALRKLKYQESRTRALRDFLE, encoded by the coding sequence ATGGCCACTCCCCCGAGGAAGTCCAGCCTGCGCCACGTCCCGTCGGTTCCCGAGACGACCCTGATGCAGGCTGGAAGTGCGCCCCTCGGCAGCGCGGACGGCCCGGAAGACGCGGCCCCCGGCCCGCCCCGCACCCCCGCACGACCCGTCAGGCCCGCCCGGTCCGCCACGCCCGCCCCGGCCACCCCAGCCCCGCACGAGGACAGCGGGCCGCCACCCCTGCACCTCGACCCGCCCACGCGGCCCGCCCGGCCCGGCCCGCGCCGCACCACGCCCACCGTCAGCCTCACCCCCGTCCGGGCGCACCACGCGCACCCCGCTATCCAGGCGCTCGTGACCGCCGGTCCGGGCAGCAGCGTCAGCAGCGACGACGTCGCCACCGCCCTCGCCACGGCCCTCGAAGCGACCGGGCAGGACCCCGAGAACCCGGACGCCTTCGAGGACCTGCAGGTGTACCTGAACGCCCAGGGCGTCACCGTCGACGACCCCCCGGACGATACCGACGACGACCCCGACGACCCGCAGGGCCGCGCGCCCGAACAGGACGACCCCGACCGGGACGACCTGGACGAGGAGGCCTTCCTCGGCAGCCTGCCGCGCACCGTGTCCAGCGACCCCGTCCGGCAGTACCTGCACGAGATCGGCCGCGTGCCGCTCCTCACGCTGGAAGAGGAGATCAGCCTCGCACGGCGCGTCGAGGAAGGCGAGCACGCCAGACGCCAGCTGGACGAACACCTGCACCTCCACGAACGCGAACGTCGCCTCCTGCAGCGCCAGGCGGAAGACGGCGACGCGGCCCGCCAGCACCTCACCGAAGCGAACCTGCGCCTCGTGGTCAGCATCGCCAAGAAGTACACCAACCGCGGCCTGAGCTTCCTGGACCTCATCCAGGAAGGCAACGGCGGCCTCATCCGCGCCGTGCAGAAGTTCGAGTACCGCCGTGGCTACAAGTTCAGCACGTACGCCACCTGGTGGATCCGGCAGGCCATCAACCGCGCCATCGCCGACCAGGCCCGCACCATCCGCATCCCGGTGCACATGGTCGAAACCATCAACAAACTCACCCGCACCGCCCGGCAACTCCAGCAGGAACTCAGCCGCGAGGCGACGCCCGAGGAGATCGCCGAGGCGATGGGCCCTGGCTGGGACGCCGCGAAGGTCGAGGACGTGCAGAAGGTCAGCCAGGAACCCGTCAGTCTGGAGACGCCCGTCGGCGCGGAGAACGACAGCTTCTACGGCGACTTCATCCCCGACGAGCACCTCGACTCGCCCGTCGACAACGCCGCCCGACTCATGCTGTCCGAAGCGCTGGAACGCACGCTCGGGACCCTCACCGAACGCGAGGCGATGGTCCTGAAATTCCGCAAGGGCCTCGTGGACGGCCGCGAACACACGCTCGAAGAGGTCGGGCAGCGCTTCAACGTGACGCGTGAACGCATCCGCCAGATCGAGAACAAGGCGCTGCGCAAACTGAAGTACCAGGAGAGCCGCACCCGCGCCCTCCGCGATTTCCTGGAGTGA
- a CDS encoding phosphatase domain-containing putative toxin has protein sequence MTVSTSLNNPLNVVWIHDPALTPLWAGRLGLTIAPGKKGTMLGRSHNRDLNADFARLTAERVNTVVNMMEAHEETRWQMHGYDEAAQRAGLNVRRFPVVDVNVPSDPAAFAELVEEIYAQLKAGETVVAHCLGGLGRSGMLVACLLVRSGEFGADDAIQFVRKKRDIKAIEGEQPQFVEQYFQNLDR, from the coding sequence ATGACCGTCAGCACCAGCCTCAACAACCCGCTGAACGTCGTCTGGATCCACGACCCCGCCCTCACGCCGCTGTGGGCCGGACGGCTCGGCCTGACCATCGCGCCCGGCAAGAAAGGCACCATGCTCGGACGCTCGCACAACCGCGACCTGAACGCCGACTTCGCCCGCCTGACCGCAGAGCGCGTGAACACCGTGGTCAACATGATGGAAGCCCACGAGGAGACCCGCTGGCAGATGCACGGCTACGACGAGGCCGCGCAGCGCGCCGGACTGAACGTGCGGCGCTTTCCGGTGGTGGACGTGAACGTCCCCAGCGACCCCGCCGCCTTCGCCGAACTGGTCGAGGAAATCTACGCCCAGCTGAAGGCGGGCGAGACGGTGGTGGCGCACTGCCTGGGCGGCCTGGGCCGCAGCGGCATGCTGGTGGCCTGTCTGCTGGTGAGGTCAGGCGAGTTCGGGGCTGACGACGCCATCCAGTTCGTTCGCAAGAAACGTGACATCAAAGCCATCGAAGGCGAGCAGCCACAGTTCGTCGAGCAGTATTTCCAGAATCTCGACCGGTAG
- a CDS encoding class I SAM-dependent methyltransferase, translated as MSTKKTTSPRSGRPAGRKGTLKIGTRAPAAPAEARAPHTGAPRGYFETYPAELPPKLSNLRRGVATKAGVRGAPGLDAAQTLLVTTMYLDGVRGDVLDLTAMGGLTGCLPGVTLRAVEGSAPALAALRASGHDPVAAIPGDDLSAHWPGRTPTVALVLAGDRGNAYAEAQISWAHAVTPPGGTLYLAGDKDKGFDRYVRRAAALFGSGETVARETGMRAAKLVRRPGQTPPQPDAERYETHGLTVVGLPGVFSAAKLDKATALLLDVLGSEDLHGQRVLDLGCGSGIIGAWAASRGADVTLLDADLQSVRSAEATLEANSLAARVLHSDVDAALQDDGYDLVLSNPPFHVGRGVVLDITAEFVQAAARRLRPGGRLVMVANEFLPYERLLRDWQDVRSLAQQGGFKVLTATRA; from the coding sequence GTGAGCACCAAGAAGACCACCTCCCCGCGTTCCGGCCGCCCCGCAGGCCGGAAGGGCACCCTCAAGATCGGGACGCGCGCCCCCGCCGCGCCCGCCGAGGCCCGCGCGCCACACACCGGCGCGCCACGCGGGTACTTCGAGACGTACCCGGCCGAACTGCCGCCCAAACTCTCCAACCTGCGGCGCGGCGTCGCCACCAAGGCCGGCGTGCGCGGCGCGCCCGGCCTCGACGCCGCCCAGACGCTCCTCGTGACCACCATGTACCTGGACGGCGTGCGCGGCGACGTGCTCGACCTGACCGCCATGGGCGGCCTGACCGGCTGCCTGCCCGGCGTCACCCTGCGCGCCGTCGAAGGCAGCGCCCCCGCCCTCGCCGCCCTGCGCGCCTCCGGGCACGACCCGGTCGCCGCCATTCCCGGCGACGACCTCAGCGCCCACTGGCCCGGCCGCACGCCCACCGTCGCCCTCGTCCTCGCGGGCGACCGCGGCAACGCCTACGCCGAAGCGCAGATCAGCTGGGCGCACGCCGTCACCCCGCCCGGCGGCACCCTGTACCTCGCGGGCGACAAGGACAAGGGCTTCGACCGCTACGTGCGCCGCGCCGCCGCCCTCTTCGGCAGCGGCGAAACCGTCGCCCGCGAGACCGGCATGCGCGCGGCGAAACTCGTGCGCCGCCCCGGCCAGACGCCCCCCCAGCCGGACGCCGAACGCTACGAGACGCACGGCCTCACCGTCGTCGGCCTGCCCGGCGTGTTCAGCGCCGCGAAACTCGACAAGGCGACCGCCCTGCTCCTCGACGTGCTCGGCAGTGAGGACCTGCACGGGCAGCGCGTTCTCGACCTCGGCTGCGGGTCCGGCATCATCGGCGCGTGGGCCGCGTCGCGCGGCGCGGACGTCACCCTGCTCGACGCGGACCTGCAGAGCGTCCGCAGCGCCGAAGCGACCCTCGAAGCGAACAGCCTCGCCGCGCGTGTCCTGCACTCCGACGTGGACGCCGCCCTGCAGGACGACGGCTACGACCTCGTGCTCAGCAACCCGCCCTTCCATGTCGGCAGGGGCGTCGTGCTCGACATCACGGCCGAATTCGTGCAGGCCGCCGCGCGCCGACTGCGCCCCGGTGGACGCCTCGTCATGGTCGCCAACGAATTCCTGCCGTACGAACGGCTCCTGCGAGACTGGCAGGACGTGCGCAGCCTCGCGCAGCAGGGCGGCTTCAAGGTCCTGACCGCCACCCGCGCCTGA
- a CDS encoding bifunctional nicotinamide-nucleotide adenylyltransferase/Nudix hydroxylase: MDDPASPTPRPARRRRTFGVYIGRFEPPHLAHLAVMQEALQQVQKLIVVIGSARGARTTKNPFTYEERQEMISGMLRAAGVPRARVLFVAVRDYFYNESLWLSEVQGGVAAHTRGSSDVALIGHVKDESSYYLRSFPAWEFLPAHVVSPLSATGVRRAYFEGTPTTDLVPPAVQDFLDRFRSTPDYDELRQEYTYLAEYRAAWAASPFPPVFVTTDAAVTRSGHVLLVRRGGQPGHGRLAMPGGFLDVNATLLTSCIHKVRHETGLTHPPLEQHLRAQAVFDYPDRSLRGRTITHAFHFDLGTGQLPQVRPGPENDQVFWMPLNEALAQPEAFFEDHHAIIEHFVLKG; encoded by the coding sequence ATGGACGACCCCGCCTCCCCCACCCCACGCCCCGCCCGCCGCCGCCGCACCTTCGGCGTGTACATCGGCCGCTTCGAACCCCCGCACCTCGCGCACCTCGCCGTGATGCAGGAAGCCCTGCAACAGGTGCAGAAGCTCATCGTGGTGATCGGCTCCGCACGCGGCGCCCGCACCACCAAGAACCCCTTCACGTACGAGGAACGCCAGGAGATGATCTCCGGCATGCTGCGCGCCGCAGGCGTCCCCCGTGCCCGCGTGCTGTTCGTCGCCGTGCGCGACTACTTCTACAACGAATCCCTGTGGCTCTCCGAAGTGCAGGGCGGCGTGGCAGCCCACACGCGCGGCAGCAGCGACGTGGCACTCATCGGACACGTCAAGGACGAGAGCAGCTACTACCTGCGCTCCTTCCCCGCCTGGGAATTCCTGCCCGCGCACGTCGTCAGCCCCCTGTCGGCCACCGGCGTCCGCCGCGCGTACTTCGAGGGCACGCCCACCACCGACCTCGTCCCGCCCGCCGTGCAGGACTTCCTCGACCGCTTCCGCAGCACGCCCGACTACGACGAACTGCGCCAGGAGTACACGTACCTCGCCGAGTACCGCGCCGCGTGGGCCGCCAGCCCCTTCCCGCCCGTGTTCGTCACCACGGACGCCGCCGTGACCCGCAGCGGGCACGTGCTGCTCGTCCGGCGCGGCGGGCAACCCGGCCACGGCAGGCTCGCCATGCCCGGCGGTTTCCTCGACGTGAACGCCACCCTCCTCACCTCCTGCATCCACAAGGTCCGGCACGAGACGGGCCTCACGCACCCGCCGCTCGAACAGCACCTGCGCGCCCAGGCCGTCTTCGACTACCCGGACCGCTCCCTGCGCGGCCGCACCATCACGCACGCCTTCCACTTCGACCTCGGCACCGGACAGCTCCCACAGGTCCGGCCCGGCCCGGAAAACGACCAGGTGTTCTGGATGCCGCTGAACGAGGCGCTCGCGCAACCCGAAGCGTTCTTCGAGGACCACCACGCCATCATCGAGCACTTCGTGCTGAAGGGGTAA
- the topA gene encoding type I DNA topoisomerase has translation MPNTLVIVESPAKARTIEKYLGKGYTVESSIGHIRDLPKSAAEIPEKYRNEAWARLGLNVEEDFRPLYVVSAEKRQHVAKLRKLTAEADELILATDDDREGESIAWHLLQELKPKVPVKRMVFHEITREAIQAAIANPRSIDTNLVEAQEARRALDRLYGYEVSPVLWRKVAPKLSAGRVQSVATRLLVQREWERMRFVSGSWWDIEAACVTADASSFPARLAELDGVRLAQGRDFDPATGKLKVGPDGKPVAVVMLSEVQARDLAAKLTGGTLTVASAEEKPFTQRPYPPFITSTLQQEGSRKLGFGAQRTMRAAQKLYEGGYITYMRTDSPNLSAEAMNAARTQVKDMYGDAYLSPQPRVYAAKSKNAQEAHEAIRPAGQTFRTPDSLRSELDSDGWRLYDLIWKRTVASQMADARGRRMQVRLSGQASDGRSVTLNASGRAIDFPGFLRAYVEGSDDPNAALEDREVILPPLRVNERVTGERMTPGGHETQPPARFTEASLVQGLEAQGIGRPSTYASIIGTIQDRGYAAKKGSALVPTWTAFATSALLEHHFGKLVDYDFTARMEEDLDEIAGGRKQRVPYLRSFYLGDAGGMGIHPLIEAQMGAIDARAVATIDVPRLSGSGIEVRVGRYGPYLSQGDTKANIPVELAPDELTLPLALDLLSRPSGDHPIGTDPDSGLPVIGKAGRFGPYVQLGDTNPPTRTASLFPGDDLNTLTLERALKLLTLPRLVGVSEGEEVWALNGKFGPYLKRGSDSRSLTLHEQLFTITVPEAEEAFRQPRFRGRGSAVAGPLKTFEFPDRTAILLKSGRFGPYLTDGERNATLRKGEEGADLTDADARSILEERGKEPQKKPGKASARKPAAKKAAPRKAATGKATAGKTATGKTATGKAPARKAAPAEGGMAIHTPLKASSKSAPKKTAAKPAAKKTPAKAPARAALAWADLKPHLGLLSEQERALVTATREHGRKVEDVAPDLGLDVKKAKGMALQASKKLNQAARGE, from the coding sequence ATGCCCAATACCCTAGTGATCGTCGAATCTCCGGCCAAAGCGCGCACCATCGAGAAGTACCTCGGAAAGGGGTACACGGTGGAGTCGAGCATTGGGCACATCCGTGACCTGCCCAAAAGCGCCGCCGAGATTCCCGAGAAGTACAGGAACGAGGCATGGGCGAGGCTGGGACTGAACGTCGAAGAGGACTTCCGGCCTCTGTACGTGGTGTCGGCCGAGAAACGCCAGCACGTCGCCAAACTCCGCAAACTGACGGCCGAGGCCGACGAACTGATCCTCGCGACCGACGACGACCGCGAGGGCGAGAGCATCGCGTGGCACCTCCTGCAGGAACTCAAACCGAAGGTCCCCGTCAAACGCATGGTGTTCCACGAGATCACCAGGGAAGCGATCCAGGCGGCCATCGCGAACCCGCGCAGCATCGACACGAACCTCGTGGAGGCCCAGGAGGCGCGCCGCGCCCTGGACCGCCTGTACGGTTACGAGGTCAGCCCGGTGCTGTGGCGCAAGGTCGCGCCGAAACTCTCGGCGGGCCGCGTGCAGAGCGTCGCGACGCGCCTGCTGGTGCAGCGCGAGTGGGAACGCATGCGGTTCGTGTCCGGCAGCTGGTGGGACATCGAGGCGGCCTGCGTGACCGCCGACGCCAGCAGCTTTCCGGCCCGCCTCGCGGAGCTGGACGGCGTGCGGCTCGCTCAGGGCCGCGACTTCGACCCGGCGACCGGCAAGCTGAAGGTCGGCCCGGACGGCAAGCCCGTCGCCGTCGTCATGCTCAGCGAAGTGCAGGCGCGCGACCTCGCCGCGAAGCTCACGGGCGGCACGCTGACCGTGGCGAGCGCCGAGGAGAAACCCTTCACGCAGCGCCCGTACCCGCCGTTCATCACGAGCACGCTGCAGCAGGAAGGGTCCCGCAAGCTGGGCTTCGGCGCGCAGCGCACCATGCGCGCCGCGCAGAAACTGTACGAGGGCGGATACATCACGTACATGCGTACCGACAGCCCCAACCTGTCCGCCGAGGCCATGAACGCCGCGCGCACGCAGGTGAAGGATATGTACGGCGACGCGTACCTGTCGCCGCAGCCGCGCGTGTACGCCGCGAAATCCAAGAACGCGCAGGAGGCGCACGAGGCCATCCGGCCCGCCGGGCAGACGTTCCGCACGCCGGACAGCCTGCGCAGCGAACTGGACAGTGACGGCTGGCGCCTGTACGACCTGATCTGGAAGCGCACGGTCGCGTCGCAGATGGCGGACGCGCGTGGGCGGCGCATGCAGGTGCGCCTGTCCGGTCAGGCGAGCGACGGGCGCAGCGTGACGCTGAACGCCTCCGGCCGCGCCATCGACTTCCCCGGCTTCCTGCGCGCGTACGTGGAGGGCAGCGACGACCCGAACGCCGCGCTGGAGGACCGCGAGGTGATCCTGCCGCCGCTGCGCGTGAACGAACGCGTGACCGGGGAACGCATGACGCCCGGCGGGCACGAGACGCAGCCGCCCGCGCGCTTCACCGAGGCGAGCCTCGTGCAGGGACTGGAAGCGCAGGGCATCGGGCGGCCCAGCACGTACGCCAGCATCATCGGGACGATCCAGGACCGCGGGTACGCCGCCAAGAAAGGCTCGGCGCTCGTGCCGACCTGGACGGCCTTCGCGACGTCGGCGCTGCTGGAGCACCACTTCGGGAAGCTGGTGGACTACGACTTCACGGCCCGCATGGAGGAGGACCTCGACGAGATCGCCGGGGGCCGCAAGCAGCGCGTGCCGTACCTGCGCAGCTTCTACCTGGGTGACGCGGGCGGCATGGGCATCCACCCGCTCATCGAGGCGCAGATGGGCGCCATCGACGCGCGTGCCGTCGCGACCATCGACGTGCCGCGCCTGTCGGGGAGCGGCATCGAGGTGCGCGTGGGCCGCTACGGCCCGTACCTCAGTCAGGGCGACACCAAGGCGAACATCCCGGTGGAACTCGCGCCGGACGAGCTGACCCTGCCGCTCGCGCTGGACCTGCTGTCCCGCCCGAGCGGCGACCACCCCATCGGGACGGACCCCGACTCGGGCCTGCCCGTGATCGGCAAGGCCGGACGGTTCGGGCCGTACGTGCAGCTGGGCGACACCAACCCGCCCACCCGCACGGCGAGCCTCTTCCCTGGCGACGACCTGAACACCCTGACGCTGGAACGCGCCCTGAAGCTCCTGACGCTGCCCCGCCTGGTGGGCGTGTCGGAAGGTGAGGAGGTGTGGGCGCTGAACGGCAAGTTCGGGCCGTACCTGAAGCGCGGGTCGGACAGCCGCAGCCTGACCCTGCATGAGCAGCTGTTCACCATCACGGTGCCGGAGGCGGAGGAGGCGTTCCGTCAGCCGCGCTTCCGTGGACGCGGGTCGGCCGTGGCGGGCCCGCTGAAGACCTTCGAGTTCCCGGACCGCACGGCGATCCTGCTCAAGAGCGGGCGGTTCGGGCCGTACCTGACGGACGGGGAGCGCAACGCCACCCTCCGCAAGGGCGAGGAGGGCGCGGACCTCACGGACGCGGACGCGCGCAGCATCCTGGAGGAGCGCGGCAAGGAACCGCAGAAGAAGCCCGGCAAGGCCTCCGCCCGCAAACCGGCCGCGAAGAAGGCCGCGCCCAGGAAAGCGGCGACCGGCAAGGCGACGGCAGGCAAGACCGCGACCGGCAAGACGGCCACGGGCAAGGCGCCCGCCCGCAAGGCCGCGCCCGCCGAGGGCGGCATGGCGATCCACACGCCGCTGAAGGCCAGCAGCAAGTCCGCCCCGAAGAAGACGGCCGCGAAACCCGCCGCCAAGAAGACGCCCGCCAAGGCCCCCGCCCGCGCGGCACTCGCCTGGGCGGACCTGAAACCGCACCTGGGCCTGCTGAGCGAGCAGGAGCGCGCGCTGGTGACCGCCACCCGCGAGCACGGCCGGAAGGTCGAGGACGTCGCGCCGGACCTGGGCCTGGACGTCAAGAAGGCCAAGGGCATGGCCCTGCAGGCCAGCAAGAAACTGAATCAGGCCGCGCGGGGCGAGTAA
- a CDS encoding ADP-ribosylglycohydrolase family protein, with protein sequence MTTTDRLSGVLYGSAYGDALAAPTEFTRDLHRIRSEYPPAGPTDLHAGSVTDDTQMMLAVGRALLGTPTLTASTAEGPLRHEFGAWLHDPQNTRAPGLTCLRACENLEAGGRWQDATVTASKGCGANMRVQPAAFIRDADARAGYAQLQAALTHGHPTALTAAELTAETVRLLLDGTPPGALVNALTAHAHTQRGTYREDWLGDLWRVAGASSPAAYIRQGWDEALHVLQRLSDATRAPIPEDADPCDFTGEGWIAEEALATGLLCFLLSPHDPVNTLRRAAVTRGDSDSLACLAGAFSGAHLGLHAFPADWSARIEYADELARQSAALTQKAW encoded by the coding sequence ATGACCACCACAGACCGCCTGAGCGGCGTCCTGTACGGCAGCGCCTACGGCGACGCGCTCGCCGCGCCCACCGAGTTCACGCGCGACCTGCACCGCATCCGCAGCGAGTACCCGCCCGCCGGACCCACCGACCTGCACGCGGGCAGCGTCACGGACGACACGCAGATGATGCTCGCCGTCGGCCGCGCCCTGCTCGGCACGCCCACCCTGACCGCCAGCACCGCCGAAGGACCACTGCGCCACGAGTTCGGCGCGTGGCTGCACGACCCGCAGAACACCCGCGCGCCCGGCCTCACCTGCCTGCGCGCCTGCGAGAACCTGGAAGCGGGCGGCCGCTGGCAGGACGCGACCGTCACGGCCAGCAAAGGCTGCGGCGCGAACATGCGCGTCCAGCCCGCCGCGTTCATCCGGGACGCGGACGCCCGCGCCGGGTACGCGCAACTCCAGGCGGCCCTCACGCACGGCCACCCCACCGCCCTCACCGCCGCCGAACTCACCGCCGAAACCGTCCGCCTGCTGCTGGACGGCACGCCCCCCGGCGCCCTCGTGAACGCCCTCACTGCGCACGCCCACACGCAGCGCGGCACGTACCGCGAGGACTGGCTCGGGGACCTGTGGCGCGTCGCCGGAGCGTCCAGCCCGGCGGCATACATCCGGCAGGGATGGGACGAGGCGCTCCACGTCCTGCAGCGCCTCTCGGACGCCACCCGCGCCCCCATCCCCGAAGACGCCGACCCCTGCGACTTCACCGGTGAGGGCTGGATCGCCGAGGAGGCCCTCGCGACCGGGCTGCTGTGCTTCCTGCTCAGCCCGCACGACCCCGTGAACACCCTGCGCCGCGCCGCCGTCACGCGCGGCGACAGCGACAGCCTCGCCTGCCTCGCCGGGGCCTTCAGCGGCGCGCACCTCGGCCTGCACGCCTTCCCCGCCGACTGGAGCGCCCGCATCGAGTACGCGGACGAACTCGCACGCCAGAGCGCCGCCCTCACGCAGAAGGCGTGGTGA